One Clostridia bacterium DNA window includes the following coding sequences:
- a CDS encoding glycosyltransferase family 4 protein yields MNILFVTAVWVNKGESNIYSDLVQEFIKHGHSMTVATANEKRGDRQTCLSCEEGIEILRISTGSMQKTNKFKKTIYSFVYGIKLWYSTKKHMRKRYFDLIICSTPPVTISGAIKLIKRKYNAKMYLLLKDIWPQSAVDLHAMRKGGAVWTVFRFFEKLMYRNADFIGCMSPANINYLKKNNPYLDSGIIELCPNSMKLRNNKEICRDRIRKKYNLPLEAVIFIFGGNLGIPQGVGFLLELIGIMRDRKDVFFLIAGDGTETPKIKKYLAENKPECAAFISRLRKDDYDELVLSCDVGMILLNKLFTMPNFPSRLLSYLHAGLPVVAAVDEATDLGDILLQYGCGEKVPAGNIEAFVRAVDRLASNAALRTEMGKRARKLLETEYLVEKTYETIIRHFKREVSECV; encoded by the coding sequence ATGAATATTCTTTTTGTCACAGCTGTATGGGTAAACAAGGGTGAAAGCAACATATACAGCGATCTGGTACAGGAATTTATAAAACACGGCCATAGTATGACAGTGGCGACAGCAAATGAAAAGCGGGGTGACCGTCAGACCTGCCTTTCCTGTGAGGAAGGCATTGAAATATTGAGGATCAGTACTGGCAGCATGCAGAAAACAAACAAGTTTAAGAAGACTATTTATTCCTTTGTTTATGGCATAAAACTATGGTATTCAACAAAAAAGCATATGAGAAAGAGGTATTTTGATCTTATCATTTGTTCAACTCCACCTGTAACTATTTCCGGGGCGATTAAGCTTATCAAGCGGAAGTACAATGCAAAGATGTATCTACTGCTAAAGGATATTTGGCCCCAGTCGGCAGTGGATCTGCATGCAATGAGAAAAGGCGGAGCTGTGTGGACGGTTTTCAGGTTTTTCGAGAAATTGATGTACAGAAACGCAGATTTTATAGGGTGTATGTCTCCCGCCAATATTAACTATTTAAAAAAGAACAATCCCTATTTGGACTCCGGAATAATCGAATTATGCCCGAATAGTATGAAATTGCGCAATAACAAGGAGATTTGCCGTGACAGGATACGCAAAAAGTATAACCTTCCGCTTGAGGCTGTCATATTTATATTTGGCGGAAACCTTGGAATACCTCAGGGGGTAGGATTTCTACTTGAACTTATTGGCATAATGAGGGATAGAAAAGATGTATTTTTCCTAATAGCTGGAGATGGTACTGAAACTCCAAAAATCAAAAAATATCTAGCGGAAAATAAGCCTGAATGTGCGGCTTTTATAAGCAGGCTCAGGAAGGATGACTACGACGAACTGGTGCTTTCATGTGATGTAGGGATGATTCTTCTGAATAAATTGTTTACCATGCCGAACTTCCCGTCAAGGCTCTTGTCTTATCTTCACGCGGGGCTGCCGGTAGTGGCAGCGGTTGATGAAGCGACTGATTTGGGGGATATCCTTTTGCAATACGGCTGTGGTGAAAAAGTACCGGCAGGAAATATAGAGGCTTTTGTCCGCGCAGTAGACAGATTGGCATCCAATGCTGCTTTGCGTACGGAAATGGGGAAAAGAGCAAGAAAGCTTCTTGAAACCGAATATTTGGTAGAGAAGACATATGAAACCATAATAAGGCATTTTAAGAGGGAGGTGTCGGAATGTGTTTAA
- a CDS encoding polysaccharide biosynthesis protein has translation MFKDKVLLLTGGTGSFGNAVLKRFLDTDIGEIRIFSRDEKKQDDMRKKFKNGKISFYIGDVREYSSILNAMRGVDYIFHAAALKQVPSCEFFPLEAVKTNVIGTCNVLDAAIAEGVKKVICLSTDKAVYPVNAMGISKALMEKVTIAKARTVPVGKCTIACTRYGNVMASRGSVIPLFMYQIKNGLPITITEPSMTRYLMSLDEAVELVMFAFENAKPGDIFVQKAAACTIGDLAKAMLELFKADNEIKIIGTRHGEKLYETLLTREEMLHSDDMGNYFRISADNRDLNYDKYFVEGEVMAYDQEYNSYNTKLLTVEEIKDLLLTLDIVKKELN, from the coding sequence GTGTTTAAAGATAAAGTACTCTTATTGACCGGTGGCACCGGTTCATTCGGCAATGCGGTATTGAAAAGGTTTTTGGATACTGATATTGGAGAAATCCGTATTTTTTCAAGAGATGAAAAAAAGCAGGATGATATGCGTAAAAAATTCAAAAATGGCAAAATATCCTTTTATATAGGTGATGTTAGGGAATATTCAAGTATTTTAAATGCAATGCGCGGTGTGGATTATATTTTTCATGCGGCAGCATTGAAACAGGTGCCTTCCTGTGAGTTTTTCCCTTTAGAGGCTGTCAAGACAAATGTTATCGGAACCTGTAATGTACTGGATGCTGCCATAGCAGAAGGTGTTAAAAAGGTCATATGCCTTTCCACAGATAAAGCTGTATATCCTGTAAATGCTATGGGTATTTCCAAAGCACTGATGGAGAAGGTGACGATAGCAAAGGCGAGGACAGTACCTGTCGGGAAGTGTACCATAGCCTGTACCCGTTATGGAAACGTAATGGCATCCAGAGGTTCTGTGATTCCGCTCTTCATGTATCAGATCAAGAATGGCCTGCCTATAACCATTACAGAACCATCAATGACGAGATACCTTATGTCACTTGACGAAGCTGTGGAATTGGTAATGTTTGCATTTGAGAATGCAAAGCCCGGTGATATTTTCGTCCAAAAAGCGGCAGCATGCACTATAGGCGACCTGGCAAAGGCCATGTTAGAACTGTTTAAAGCAGATAATGAAATAAAGATTATCGGAACGAGACATGGAGAAAAGTTGTATGAGACACTGCTTACCCGTGAAGAGATGCTGCACAGTGATGATATGGGCAATTACTTCAGGATTTCCGCTGATAATAGGGATCTGAACTATGACAAATATTTCGTAGAAGGAGAAGTTATGGCCTATGATCAGGAATATAACTCCTATAATACCAAACTGCTCACAGTTGAGGAAATCAAGGATTTGCTTCTAACACTTGATATTGTCAAAAAGGAGTTGAACTAA
- a CDS encoding NAD-dependent epimerase/dehydratase family protein, with translation MKNVLVTGASGFIGKNLTTALKQMDGIALMQHDISDSTEVLEEYIKQADFVFHLAGVHRPPDEREFQTGNTGFTEQLLDIMDRCNYKETIVYSSSIQAVLNNPYGRSKKAAEEAITAWAEKNGSKAYIYRLTNVFGKWARPDYNSVVATFCHNIACNLPIKISNPEQEIKFVYIDDVVEEFINALKGTPNMAQDGFCHIPRVFKISLAQLAETIRSFKKSRETVVLPDFSSDLIRFLYATYTSYLDADNLEYAVEIKEDNRGWLAELLKSKSFGQIFISRTKPGIKRGNHWHHTKAEKFVVLEGKAVIKLMNLNGGDVIEIPVEGDNLKIVDIPAGYAHSIENTGHSDLVTLFYANEIFDKQKPDTYFAEV, from the coding sequence GTGAAAAATGTATTAGTCACGGGTGCATCAGGCTTTATTGGAAAAAACCTCACAACTGCGTTGAAACAGATGGACGGAATTGCTTTAATGCAGCATGACATCAGTGATTCTACAGAGGTTTTGGAAGAATATATAAAACAGGCAGATTTTGTTTTCCACCTGGCAGGAGTTCACCGCCCTCCGGATGAAAGGGAATTTCAGACCGGAAATACAGGCTTTACGGAACAACTGCTGGATATAATGGATAGATGTAATTACAAGGAAACAATAGTTTACTCGTCTTCGATTCAGGCAGTGCTGAATAATCCTTATGGACGAAGTAAAAAAGCAGCTGAAGAGGCAATTACAGCATGGGCTGAAAAGAATGGGTCAAAGGCCTATATATATAGATTGACAAATGTTTTCGGGAAATGGGCAAGGCCGGATTATAATTCGGTTGTGGCAACGTTTTGTCATAATATTGCATGCAATCTCCCGATAAAAATCTCTAATCCTGAACAGGAAATAAAATTTGTCTATATAGATGACGTCGTAGAAGAATTCATCAATGCACTTAAGGGGACTCCTAATATGGCCCAGGATGGATTTTGCCATATTCCCCGCGTATTTAAAATATCTCTTGCCCAACTCGCGGAGACTATACGGAGCTTCAAAAAAAGCAGGGAAACGGTTGTTTTGCCGGACTTTTCCAGTGATTTGATCAGATTTCTCTATGCAACTTATACGTCCTATCTGGATGCTGACAACTTAGAGTATGCCGTAGAAATAAAAGAAGACAATAGGGGGTGGCTGGCTGAGCTGCTAAAATCAAAATCTTTTGGTCAGATTTTTATTTCACGGACAAAACCCGGTATCAAAAGAGGAAACCATTGGCATCACACAAAAGCAGAGAAGTTTGTTGTACTGGAAGGTAAGGCTGTGATAAAGCTGATGAACCTCAATGGAGGGGATGTAATAGAGATACCGGTGGAAGGTGACAATCTGAAAATAGTTGATATTCCTGCAGGTTATGCACACTCCATCGAAAATACGGGACATTCTGATCTGGTTACCCTGTTTTATGCAAATGAGATATTTGATAAACAAAAGCCTGACACATACTTTGCGGAGGTGTGA
- the wecB gene encoding UDP-N-acetylglucosamine 2-epimerase (non-hydrolyzing) → MPKLKLMTIVGTRPEIIRLSECIKACDNYFEHILVHTGQNWDYSLNKVFFEDLQLREPDFYLDAAGGNLGESIGNIISRSYEVMNREKPEALLVLGDTNSCLAAIAAKRLKIPIFHMEAGNRCFDQNVPEETNRRIVDHISDINLPYTEHSRRYLIAEGIRKEHIFVTGSPMTEVLNKNLDKINGSTVLNELGLEPGKYFVVSAHREENIEHDESFFSLMDALNQLAEKYKYPIVYSTHPRAWKKISESGFVFHELIKKLRPFGFFDYNKLQLNAFCVLSDSGTLSEESAILGFPGVLIRTSTERPEAVDKGTVLLGGIKFGDIDQAVELCTNMDKKEKSVLAYDYRDTNVSMKIVRIIQGYTKIINRFVWLKT, encoded by the coding sequence ATGCCGAAATTGAAGCTTATGACCATTGTCGGTACCAGACCGGAAATCATAAGGCTTTCGGAATGTATAAAGGCCTGTGACAACTATTTTGAACATATTCTTGTTCATACAGGCCAAAACTGGGATTATTCACTAAATAAGGTTTTTTTTGAGGATTTACAACTCCGGGAGCCGGATTTCTATCTGGATGCAGCAGGAGGAAATCTGGGAGAAAGCATTGGTAACATAATAAGCCGGTCATATGAGGTGATGAATAGGGAAAAGCCGGAGGCGCTGCTGGTACTTGGAGATACTAACAGCTGCCTGGCAGCCATAGCTGCAAAAAGGCTAAAAATTCCCATATTCCATATGGAAGCCGGAAACCGCTGCTTTGACCAGAATGTGCCTGAGGAGACAAATAGGAGGATTGTGGATCATATCAGCGATATAAACCTTCCTTATACCGAGCACAGCAGGAGGTATCTCATTGCCGAGGGAATACGGAAAGAACACATTTTTGTTACAGGTTCGCCAATGACAGAGGTTTTGAATAAGAACCTTGATAAGATAAACGGAAGTACGGTATTGAACGAGCTGGGTCTGGAGCCGGGCAAATATTTCGTTGTATCGGCGCATAGAGAGGAAAATATAGAACATGATGAAAGCTTTTTTTCACTTATGGACGCATTAAACCAACTGGCGGAGAAATACAAGTATCCGATAGTGTACTCGACACATCCCCGCGCATGGAAGAAGATAAGCGAAAGTGGGTTTGTATTTCACGAGCTGATTAAAAAACTAAGACCTTTTGGCTTTTTTGATTATAACAAGCTCCAGTTAAATGCATTTTGTGTACTTTCAGACAGTGGCACGTTATCTGAGGAGTCAGCAATATTGGGGTTTCCGGGAGTTTTGATAAGGACGTCCACGGAAAGACCTGAAGCTGTTGACAAGGGAACTGTTTTGCTGGGAGGTATAAAATTTGGGGATATTGACCAGGCTGTCGAGCTTTGTACAAATATGGATAAGAAAGAAAAGAGTGTACTGGCGTATGACTACAGGGATACAAACGTTTCAATGAAAATAGTCAGAATAATTCAGGGGTATACAAAGATTATCAACAGGTTTGTCTGGTTGAAAACGTAA
- a CDS encoding glycosyltransferase has protein sequence MRIVIVNVAATCGGALSVLTDFYNDICSNPCGHQWIFIVSTPVLEETADVKVRRVPWVFRSWWHRIYWELFVASKVIDEYKPDVVLTLQSTMVLRTKIPQVVYVQQAIPFQKLQRFSFLKKKERVLAFYQYFYGYLIKRSIVNAAAVVMQSQYLKDAASDIDQKLAGKIHVIPPKVKIPEYISTDSHKPCTLNRFFYPAAYLVYKNHKCIFEAMKYLLETDKRDFSVSLTVSAGEIRNDIGKFKPDLWRNLQLTGRIKRDEVLRKYGETVLVFPSYIESFGMPLCEAMMAGTLILAADCPYAREVIGEYRNAYFFDPFDSRKLAELMLKAINGEIGRINEKTKIRKTENRSMVEVLENVAGKQSL, from the coding sequence ATGCGGATTGTGATCGTAAATGTGGCTGCGACTTGCGGAGGGGCCTTGTCTGTGCTTACGGATTTTTATAATGATATCTGTAGCAATCCATGCGGCCACCAGTGGATATTTATTGTCAGTACTCCTGTGCTTGAAGAAACAGCAGATGTAAAAGTCAGAAGGGTTCCCTGGGTTTTCAGAAGCTGGTGGCACCGGATTTATTGGGAGCTTTTTGTGGCAAGTAAAGTGATTGATGAATATAAGCCTGATGTTGTTCTTACATTGCAAAGCACCATGGTTTTACGGACCAAGATTCCTCAGGTGGTATATGTGCAGCAGGCAATTCCGTTCCAAAAGCTGCAAAGGTTTTCATTTCTGAAGAAAAAAGAGAGAGTGCTGGCTTTTTATCAATACTTCTACGGATATCTGATCAAAAGATCGATAGTGAATGCAGCTGCTGTCGTCATGCAGAGCCAATACTTAAAGGATGCTGCATCGGATATAGATCAAAAGCTTGCAGGGAAAATCCATGTAATTCCTCCTAAAGTGAAAATTCCTGAATATATCAGTACAGATTCCCACAAGCCCTGTACTTTGAACAGATTTTTCTATCCTGCTGCTTACCTGGTATATAAAAATCATAAGTGTATTTTTGAAGCTATGAAATATCTCCTGGAAACAGATAAACGGGATTTTAGCGTTAGCTTAACGGTTAGTGCCGGGGAAATAAGAAATGATATAGGCAAATTTAAGCCGGACTTATGGAGAAATCTGCAGCTGACCGGAAGGATCAAACGCGATGAAGTATTAAGAAAGTATGGTGAAACTGTATTGGTCTTTCCATCCTATATAGAATCCTTCGGTATGCCGCTATGCGAGGCGATGATGGCGGGAACACTAATCCTTGCTGCTGATTGCCCTTATGCACGTGAGGTTATTGGGGAATACAGGAATGCATATTTCTTTGATCCCTTTGACAGCAGAAAGCTTGCGGAATTGATGCTAAAAGCAATAAACGGAGAGATAGGCAGAATCAATGAAAAAACTAAAATTCGGAAAACAGAGAATAGAAGTATGGTAGAGGTTTTGGAAAATGTTGCAGGAAAACAGAGTTTGTGA
- a CDS encoding polysaccharide deacetylase family protein, whose amino-acid sequence MNATLRKYVLNLVPYVGRFAVNKNIPVIYYHDIVEDGKGESYSKTDVSVFKRHMEFLHRSGYKTYTFDELEDVSLIKTQEKKVLITFDDGYVSNYSIVFPVLKDLGLKFNIFVAAGEIENSNEKYLKPEMIYEMACSGIAGFGAHTFSHIDATQIHENNFEKEVIYTNRYLRDITGADVKDFCFPFGHYNWKTLSYLSRKNIYKRLYTSDHMPVRSISETTVIGRIGIENNDNMDVFIKKLKGWYDILYYLHSGRV is encoded by the coding sequence ATGAACGCAACACTTAGAAAATATGTTTTGAATCTGGTACCTTATGTAGGACGGTTTGCTGTGAACAAAAATATTCCTGTCATCTACTACCACGATATTGTAGAGGACGGAAAGGGAGAAAGCTATTCGAAGACAGATGTTTCAGTATTTAAAAGGCATATGGAGTTTTTACACCGGAGTGGGTACAAGACATATACTTTTGATGAATTGGAGGATGTATCGCTGATAAAGACACAAGAAAAGAAAGTTTTAATTACATTTGATGACGGGTATGTATCAAATTATTCCATAGTTTTTCCTGTCTTAAAGGATTTAGGCCTGAAGTTCAATATATTTGTCGCAGCAGGTGAAATAGAAAACAGCAACGAGAAGTATTTGAAGCCTGAAATGATCTATGAGATGGCCTGTTCCGGTATTGCTGGTTTTGGAGCACATACCTTTTCACATATTGATGCTACACAAATACATGAGAACAATTTTGAAAAAGAAGTAATATATACCAATAGGTATTTACGGGATATCACAGGGGCTGACGTTAAGGATTTTTGTTTCCCTTTCGGGCATTACAACTGGAAAACCCTATCATACCTTTCCCGGAAGAATATATACAAAAGACTGTATACTTCGGATCATATGCCAGTAAGATCAATATCTGAAACAACTGTCATAGGTAGGATAGGCATAGAAAACAATGACAATATGGATGTTTTTATTAAAAAACTTAAGGGGTGGTATGACATTCTTTACTACCTGCACAGCGGGAGGGTATGA
- a CDS encoding oligosaccharide flippase family protein, with amino-acid sequence MKRRITGCLRGINQKINRSEFAKKLMGGVFWSLSGSVLSRGMMMASNILVARILGKVSYGGLAIIQSTVVMAGIFAGFGIKDTCRKFIAALKTSDKEKTGRVMGLCIMFAVFSGGVIAVIMNIAAPFLAEKLFNSKSLVTPLRISSLLIFINGIVGAQMGIITGFECFRQDAVRGVISNIITVPLVMTGAYFRGINGVFTGLAVGGAINILLYYLFIRNIARKQGIRISYRSALGEMNILLGFSLPAALVSMMMAPTTWICNSILVRGNHGLTEMGILEAANQGRLMVLFVPGTVSLVFLPALSRFFASKQLIEFKRVFRVNILITVSSAVVVALPLIVFSKFIMGLYGNGFAEKGIILVLVSLAAVLKAVNDALIVVYYSINRVWTAFVFNFIWSNICIWSTYVMVHTAAMGAKGYAAALILSYIPHISFMILYLLYFFKKLDRSTQSAKSDSNIDINRV; translated from the coding sequence GTGAAACGGAGAATAACTGGGTGCTTAAGGGGGATCAATCAAAAAATCAATAGAAGTGAATTTGCGAAAAAGCTTATGGGCGGTGTTTTTTGGAGTCTGTCCGGGTCGGTATTATCAAGGGGAATGATGATGGCATCAAATATACTGGTCGCAAGAATACTGGGAAAAGTATCTTACGGAGGTCTGGCTATTATTCAAAGCACGGTTGTAATGGCAGGTATATTTGCAGGATTCGGAATTAAAGATACTTGCAGGAAGTTCATAGCTGCATTGAAAACATCGGATAAAGAAAAGACCGGAAGAGTTATGGGGTTATGTATAATGTTTGCTGTTTTTTCAGGAGGAGTCATAGCAGTAATTATGAATATAGCAGCTCCATTTCTGGCAGAAAAGCTATTCAATAGCAAGAGTCTTGTCACTCCCCTCAGGATTTCTTCTCTCCTAATATTCATAAATGGGATAGTAGGAGCTCAAATGGGGATTATTACTGGTTTTGAATGCTTTAGGCAGGATGCGGTAAGGGGTGTAATATCAAACATTATAACCGTTCCATTAGTTATGACCGGAGCATATTTCAGAGGAATAAACGGTGTATTCACAGGCCTGGCCGTAGGAGGCGCCATAAATATACTGTTGTATTATTTATTCATCAGAAACATTGCCAGAAAACAGGGTATAAGAATCAGCTACAGAAGTGCTTTGGGTGAAATGAATATATTGTTGGGATTTTCGCTGCCAGCAGCGCTTGTGAGTATGATGATGGCGCCTACTACCTGGATATGCAATTCAATCCTGGTCCGGGGTAATCATGGATTGACAGAAATGGGCATACTCGAGGCGGCGAACCAGGGCAGACTCATGGTATTGTTTGTGCCCGGCACTGTATCTCTGGTTTTTCTTCCGGCTTTATCCAGATTTTTTGCCTCAAAACAGCTGATAGAGTTTAAGAGGGTATTCCGGGTAAATATTCTTATAACTGTATCCAGCGCTGTAGTCGTAGCACTACCACTGATAGTATTCAGCAAATTTATAATGGGGCTTTATGGGAATGGGTTTGCAGAAAAAGGCATAATACTTGTGCTGGTTTCCTTGGCAGCAGTTTTGAAAGCTGTAAATGATGCCCTTATAGTAGTTTATTACAGCATAAACAGAGTCTGGACGGCATTTGTATTTAACTTTATCTGGTCAAATATCTGTATCTGGTCAACGTATGTCATGGTTCATACGGCTGCCATGGGTGCCAAAGGATATGCTGCTGCACTCATTCTTTCCTATATACCCCATATCTCATTTATGATACTTTATTTGCTATACTTTTTTAAGAAGCTGGATAGGAGCACCCAATCGGCTAAATCCGATTCAAATATTGATATAAACAGAGTCTGA
- a CDS encoding GNAT family N-acetyltransferase — protein MFRGKDIYLSYLTTDDSKLMLEWINTREDVLFNSAYKPVHETQHKHWFEKTTSSNEAYIFAIRTIENDALIGNCQLCSVNSIYKSAELKIRIGEEAQRGKGFGTQAVKLILKFAFDDLNLNRVYLNVFESNIRACDTYLKCGFVKEGVLRKAAYIDGKYVDTIIMGILKEEFASPTFS, from the coding sequence ATGTTTAGAGGTAAAGATATATATCTTTCATATCTGACAACGGACGACAGCAAGCTTATGCTGGAATGGATAAATACAAGGGAGGATGTTCTGTTTAATTCTGCGTACAAGCCTGTCCATGAAACACAGCATAAGCATTGGTTTGAAAAAACTACTTCAAGCAATGAAGCCTACATTTTTGCTATCAGGACTATAGAAAATGATGCTCTGATAGGAAACTGCCAGCTATGTTCCGTAAACAGCATATATAAAAGTGCGGAGCTAAAAATACGGATAGGGGAGGAAGCTCAGAGGGGAAAAGGATTTGGAACTCAGGCTGTAAAGCTGATTTTGAAATTTGCATTTGATGACCTAAATCTTAACAGGGTTTATCTGAATGTTTTTGAATCAAATATCAGGGCGTGTGATACCTATCTGAAATGCGGATTTGTAAAGGAGGGAGTCCTCAGAAAGGCAGCTTATATAGACGGAAAGTATGTTGATACGATAATTATGGGTATTTTGAAAGAAGAGTTTGCAAGTCCTACGTTTTCATAG
- the gndA gene encoding NADP-dependent phosphogluconate dehydrogenase has translation MSKYHNIGIIGMGVMGRNLALNMAGKGFKVAVYDYWQDRVAALSADKDASGLDISGASTVQDFVNMLEAPRKILIMVKAGDPVDEVIDTLLPLLSKGDILIDGGNSFFQDTIRRSLKLKDLAFEFIGVGISGGEEGALNGPAIMPGGSKTSYEKVENILTSIAAKAGGHPCCQYIGSDGAGHFVKMVHNGIEYGDMQLICEAYHILKNLTGLNAEELHNVFSEWNNGELKSYLIEITADIFKYYDQEAGLPLIDIILDKADQKGTGMWASQVSLDLGVPAPTITEAVFARYLSSLKDERMVANKVFSRSDTSVKLDCSKKEFIEAVRKALYASKICCYAQGFQLMKAASARYGWELDLSKIAAIFRGGCIIRAQFLDRIMEAYDKSPVLSNLLMSSYFRDIIDRYQDCWRKTVSAAIHSGIPIPAFTSALSYFDSYRCDRLPANLLQAQRDYFGAHTFERVDKKGSFHIK, from the coding sequence ATGTCAAAATACCATAATATAGGCATAATAGGTATGGGAGTAATGGGAAGGAATCTTGCTCTTAATATGGCAGGAAAAGGGTTTAAAGTAGCTGTGTATGATTACTGGCAGGACAGAGTTGCCGCTCTGTCAGCTGATAAGGATGCTTCCGGGTTAGATATTTCAGGAGCATCCACAGTTCAGGATTTTGTCAATATGCTTGAAGCACCACGAAAAATCCTTATCATGGTGAAAGCTGGAGATCCGGTGGATGAAGTCATAGATACATTATTACCGCTCCTTTCAAAAGGTGATATATTGATTGATGGGGGAAATTCCTTCTTTCAGGATACGATACGGAGAAGCTTGAAGCTTAAAGACCTCGCATTTGAGTTTATAGGAGTGGGTATATCAGGTGGTGAGGAGGGTGCTTTGAACGGGCCTGCGATAATGCCTGGCGGAAGTAAGACCTCATATGAAAAGGTTGAAAATATACTTACCTCCATTGCAGCCAAAGCTGGAGGTCATCCATGCTGTCAGTATATAGGATCTGACGGAGCCGGCCACTTTGTAAAAATGGTTCATAACGGCATTGAGTATGGAGATATGCAGCTTATCTGTGAAGCCTATCATATTCTCAAAAACCTAACCGGCCTCAATGCAGAGGAATTGCATAATGTCTTTTCCGAATGGAACAATGGCGAGCTTAAAAGCTATCTTATTGAAATCACAGCAGACATTTTCAAGTATTATGACCAGGAAGCCGGCCTCCCATTAATTGACATTATACTGGATAAAGCCGATCAAAAAGGGACGGGCATGTGGGCTTCTCAGGTTTCTCTTGATCTTGGAGTGCCTGCACCTACAATTACAGAGGCTGTTTTTGCAAGATATCTCTCTTCCCTTAAAGATGAAAGAATGGTAGCAAACAAGGTTTTCAGCCGTTCTGATACTTCTGTAAAGCTGGATTGCAGTAAAAAGGAATTTATCGAAGCAGTAAGAAAAGCCTTATACGCAAGTAAAATCTGCTGCTATGCCCAGGGGTTCCAATTGATGAAAGCAGCTTCAGCAAGGTATGGCTGGGAATTGGATCTATCAAAAATAGCCGCTATTTTTAGAGGAGGCTGCATTATAAGGGCACAATTTCTTGACAGAATAATGGAGGCCTATGACAAATCACCGGTTTTATCCAATCTTCTTATGAGTTCCTACTTTAGAGATATAATTGACAGATACCAGGATTGCTGGAGAAAAACTGTTTCTGCCGCAATACACTCCGGTATACCTATCCCCGCTTTCACCAGTGCCCTATCCTACTTCGACAGCTACCGGTGTGACAGACTTCCCGCAAACCTGCTCCAGGCACAAAGGGACTATTTCGGAGCTCATACCTTTGAAAGAGTAGATAAGAAAGGGTCATTTCACATTAAGTGA